One region of Deltaproteobacteria bacterium genomic DNA includes:
- a CDS encoding cytosolic protein, translated as MSENTFPKNMEDLSQKELVQWLMEGFRRTVIHYGCWFREVEYQIGVQKASGIESEAGDLAWQIILKRLAGLFGFEIEDGVPKAIKNLSKEKLIEAIDAVAVNWLADDGVWFQTVEKHYGMDYAKRCNDTCWSRFSPYEAFRIKKLLGLSESPGLEGLKTALGFRLYARINKQAIEEIDETSFIFRMIDCRVQSARKRKGLADYPCKSVGMVEYPFFASAVDRRIQTECLGCPPDHHPEEWYCAWKFTLI; from the coding sequence ATGTCCGAAAATACTTTCCCTAAAAATATGGAAGACCTGTCACAAAAAGAGCTCGTCCAGTGGCTGATGGAAGGGTTTCGACGCACCGTGATCCATTACGGCTGCTGGTTTCGAGAAGTGGAATATCAGATCGGGGTCCAAAAGGCCAGCGGGATCGAAAGCGAAGCCGGGGATCTGGCCTGGCAGATCATCCTCAAGCGTCTGGCCGGCCTCTTTGGCTTTGAGATCGAAGACGGTGTTCCCAAGGCCATCAAGAATTTAAGCAAAGAAAAGCTGATCGAGGCCATCGATGCCGTGGCCGTCAACTGGCTGGCCGATGACGGCGTCTGGTTCCAGACCGTTGAAAAGCATTACGGGATGGATTACGCCAAACGATGCAACGACACCTGCTGGTCCCGCTTTTCCCCTTACGAGGCCTTCAGGATCAAAAAACTGCTGGGCCTTTCCGAATCCCCCGGACTGGAAGGACTCAAAACCGCCCTGGGCTTTCGCCTCTATGCCCGCATCAATAAACAAGCCATCGAAGAGATCGACGAGACGAGCTTTATCTTTCGCATGATCGATTGCCGGGTCCAGTCGGCCCGCAAACGAAAGGGCTTGGCCGATTATCCCTGCAAATCAGTGGGCATGGTGGAGTATCCTTTTTTTGCCTCGGCCGTCGACCGCCGGATCCAAACCGAATGCCTGGGCTGCCCTCCCGATCACCACCCGGAGGAATGGTATTGCGCCTGGAAGTTTACATTGATTTAG
- a CDS encoding HDIG domain-containing protein: protein MNDFIPSRDICLTLMDQHGMLPQIKAHSLQVARVALCLGENLIPHHPDLDMALIEAGALLHDIAKTECLKTRGNHVSVGEEMVRAMGYESVARIVAQHVRLENAYYQNGQIDEMVLVHYADKRVLHDQVVDLEERFKYLLKTYGRSDDIIALIEALYQDTLKLEKRIFHPLSFSPQALKDHLS, encoded by the coding sequence ATGAACGATTTTATCCCTTCCCGCGATATCTGCCTGACCCTGATGGATCAGCATGGCATGCTCCCCCAGATCAAGGCCCACAGCCTGCAAGTGGCCCGGGTAGCCCTGTGTCTTGGCGAAAACCTGATCCCTCATCACCCGGATTTAGATATGGCTTTGATTGAAGCCGGGGCCTTGCTCCATGATATTGCCAAAACGGAGTGTCTTAAAACCAGGGGTAATCATGTTTCGGTTGGTGAAGAAATGGTTCGGGCCATGGGTTATGAATCGGTGGCTCGCATAGTGGCTCAACATGTCCGTTTGGAAAATGCCTATTATCAAAACGGACAGATCGATGAAATGGTCCTGGTCCATTATGCCGATAAACGGGTTCTCCACGATCAAGTGGTCGACTTGGAAGAGCGCTTCAAATACCTGCTTAAGACCTATGGACGATCGGATGATATCATCGCCCTTATTGAAGCCCTTTATCAGGACACCTTGAAACTGGAAAAAAGGATTTTCCACCCCCTTTCCTTTTCTCCCCAGGCCCTCAAAGATCATCTCTCCTAA
- a CDS encoding acetoacetate--CoA ligase: protein MKKPLWEPSPEMIEQANMTRFIRFVNQKYGKSIKNYRELYDWSIDQIPDFWAAMWEFGEVKASRGYDRVVDDPTKMPGAKWFEGARLNFAENLLRYRDDRTALIFKGESQDSRKITYAQLYSQVAALAKSLRDLGISPGDRVVGFMPNMSETIMAMLAATSLGAVWSSCSPDFGIKGVLDRFGQIEPKVLFTADGYSYGGKTFDSLGRIADIVKELPSIQRVVVVPYTKEKPDISPIPRAVLYQDFMAPETDLTIDFVQVPADHPLYIMYSSGTTGLPKCMVQGVAGILVHHLKELMLHTDLKREDTIFYFTTCGWMMWNWLTSSLTCGATLVLFDGSPFYPDAGALWKLAQDEKVTVFGTSARYIAAIDKEGLKPGSTYDLNLLRAVLSTGSPLPVEGFHYIYKEVKKDIQLSSIAGGTDLNGCFALGSPILPVYEGELQCRGLAMKVAAFNSQGKPVINELGELVCTLPFPSMPLYFWRDPDNQKYLSAYFKTFPGVWCHGDFILVTENGGVVIYGRSDATLNPGGVRIGTADIYRQVETLPEIADSIVVGQDWDNDVRIILFIKLAPGVEMNEALVNKIKKTIRENTSPRHLPARIIPVADIPYTINMKKVELAVRNVIHGKPVLNKDALANPEALDLYKDLPELQK from the coding sequence ATGAAAAAGCCATTATGGGAACCATCGCCGGAAATGATCGAACAGGCCAATATGACGCGGTTCATCCGTTTTGTGAACCAAAAATACGGAAAAAGTATAAAGAACTATCGGGAGCTTTATGACTGGTCCATTGATCAAATCCCGGACTTCTGGGCAGCCATGTGGGAGTTTGGAGAAGTCAAGGCCTCCCGGGGTTACGACCGGGTAGTGGATGACCCCACCAAAATGCCCGGGGCCAAATGGTTTGAAGGTGCCAGGCTTAATTTTGCCGAAAACCTGCTGCGCTATCGGGACGACCGAACGGCCTTGATCTTTAAAGGAGAAAGCCAGGATTCGCGAAAGATCACTTACGCCCAGTTATATTCCCAGGTAGCCGCCCTGGCCAAATCCCTGCGGGATTTGGGTATCAGCCCCGGAGACCGGGTGGTCGGATTCATGCCCAACATGTCGGAAACCATCATGGCCATGCTGGCCGCCACCTCCCTGGGAGCGGTCTGGTCTTCCTGTTCACCGGATTTCGGGATCAAGGGCGTCCTGGACCGCTTCGGCCAGATCGAACCCAAAGTCCTCTTTACGGCCGACGGTTACTCCTACGGCGGCAAAACCTTTGATTCCCTTGGCCGTATCGCCGATATCGTCAAGGAGCTTCCTTCCATCCAACGGGTAGTCGTTGTACCCTATACAAAAGAAAAGCCGGACATCAGCCCTATCCCCAGAGCCGTCCTTTATCAGGATTTTATGGCCCCGGAGACCGACCTGACCATCGACTTTGTCCAGGTCCCGGCCGACCATCCGCTCTACATCATGTATTCTTCAGGCACCACCGGGCTTCCTAAATGCATGGTCCAGGGAGTGGCCGGCATCCTGGTCCACCACCTCAAGGAACTGATGCTCCATACCGACCTGAAGCGGGAGGACACCATCTTTTATTTTACCACCTGCGGCTGGATGATGTGGAACTGGCTGACCAGTTCCCTGACCTGCGGGGCCACTTTGGTTTTGTTCGACGGGTCTCCCTTTTATCCCGATGCCGGGGCCCTCTGGAAACTGGCCCAGGATGAAAAGGTCACCGTCTTCGGGACCAGTGCCCGCTATATCGCCGCCATTGATAAGGAAGGGCTCAAACCGGGAAGCACCTATGACTTGAACCTTTTAAGGGCTGTCTTATCCACCGGATCGCCTCTTCCCGTTGAAGGATTTCACTATATCTACAAGGAAGTGAAAAAGGACATCCAACTGTCCTCCATCGCCGGGGGAACGGACCTGAACGGCTGTTTTGCCCTGGGCAGTCCCATCCTGCCGGTCTATGAAGGCGAACTGCAATGCCGGGGTCTGGCCATGAAGGTGGCGGCCTTTAACAGCCAGGGGAAACCGGTCATCAACGAATTAGGGGAACTGGTCTGCACCCTCCCCTTCCCTTCCATGCCCCTTTATTTCTGGAGGGACCCGGACAATCAAAAATATTTGAGCGCTTATTTTAAGACCTTCCCGGGAGTCTGGTGCCACGGCGATTTCATCTTGGTCACTGAAAACGGCGGCGTGGTTATTTATGGCCGTTCCGATGCCACCCTCAACCCCGGAGGGGTGCGGATCGGCACGGCCGATATCTACCGCCAGGTGGAGACCCTGCCGGAGATCGCCGACAGTATCGTCGTCGGTCAGGATTGGGACAACGATGTGCGGATCATTCTGTTTATCAAACTGGCCCCGGGGGTGGAGATGAATGAGGCCCTGGTCAATAAGATCAAGAAGACCATCCGGGAAAATACCTCGCCCCGACATCTGCCTGCCAGGATCATCCCGGTGGCCGATATCCCCTATACCATCAACATGAAGAAGGTGGAGCTGGCAGTCAGGAATGTCATCCACGGCAAGCCGGTTTTGAACAAGGACGCTTTGGCCAATCCCGAAGCCCTGGATCTGTATAAGGATCTGCCGGAGTTACAAAAATAA
- a CDS encoding MBL fold metallo-hydrolase, whose translation MIEITKNIYWVPGQNQSRFPYCAGLYLKGKDFRLLIDAGMGQTNMEPCLKAGVDLVILSHCHIDHRLNLVRSPQIPVWCHEMETVYLEDRERFLVGIGLLRAGLSYEKLFKGYQIQEFTIQRKLLDGERINLGGLSFQVLHTPGHTPGHLSFYFPEAELLFAADIALNAFGPFYGHDFSNISDFIESIRKLKAIPVQTIITGHSGPFQDHLAERFAAYEKIIYKRDRILLEHLNQPRPLPYLLGKNLFYSRYLEPAPVTQWFEQVHLEKQLKRLIEMGKIKEKDGLYCQ comes from the coding sequence ATGATCGAGATCACAAAAAATATCTATTGGGTTCCCGGGCAGAATCAATCGCGTTTTCCTTACTGTGCCGGCTTGTATCTTAAGGGAAAAGATTTTCGTTTGTTGATAGACGCCGGCATGGGTCAGACCAATATGGAACCCTGTTTGAAAGCGGGAGTGGACCTGGTGATTCTCAGCCATTGCCACATCGATCACCGCTTAAACCTGGTCCGATCGCCGCAAATCCCGGTCTGGTGCCATGAAATGGAAACGGTCTATCTGGAAGACCGGGAGCGTTTTCTGGTCGGGATCGGGCTTCTTCGGGCCGGCCTTAGCTACGAAAAACTTTTTAAGGGCTACCAAATTCAAGAATTCACCATCCAGAGAAAACTTCTTGACGGGGAGCGGATAAACCTGGGGGGCTTGTCGTTCCAGGTCCTTCATACGCCCGGACACACCCCGGGACACCTGTCCTTTTATTTTCCGGAAGCGGAATTACTTTTCGCCGCCGATATTGCCCTGAATGCCTTTGGCCCATTTTACGGCCATGATTTTTCCAATATCAGTGATTTCATAGAGTCCATCCGGAAATTAAAGGCCATACCGGTCCAAACGATTATCACCGGCCATTCCGGGCCTTTTCAAGATCATTTGGCCGAACGGTTTGCCGCTTATGAAAAAATAATTTATAAAAGAGACCGGATCCTTCTTGAACATCTGAACCAGCCCAGACCCTTACCCTATCTTTTGGGGAAAAACCTGTTCTATTCCCGCTACCTGGAACCGGCACCGGTAACCCAGTGGTTTGAACAGGTCCACCTGGAAAAACAGTTGAAGCGGCTGATCGAGATGGGCAAGATTAAAGAAAAGGACGGCCTTTATTGCCAATAA